Genomic DNA from Haloplanus sp. HW8-1:
TCAAGAAGCTTCGGGTTCGGGTGCCGACGCGACCGACCTGCCTACGTGGTCACGAGTTCGGTCGTCACGGAGACGTCGAAGTCGACGGAATCGAGGATGAAGCAGTGTTCCTGTGTCCGTTCGAGTATCACGTCCGCCTTCTTCGAAGACGCGTCGGCCCGCAGCGTCACGTCGAGGGCGAACGAGTCGACGACCGTTTCCCCGTCGTGGGGACGGAGTTTCAGGGTTCCCTCGGCGGCGAGTTCCTCGAACTCGAGTGTCGAGTTCCCCGCGATCACTTTGAACGTCGCCACGTAGCAGTTGGTGAGCGCGATCGCGTAGTAGTTCTCCGGCGCCGGCCCGTCGAAGTCACCGCCGAACTCGGGCGGGATCCCGACGTCGAACTCGCCCCGCGAATCCGTCGTCCAGTGGTCCGCGTCGTCGGTCGCGCTCGCGACTGCGTGGTAATCCTCGGAGTATTCCACCATGTCCCCGGTTGGTCCTACCGGGACAAAACGGTGCCCCCGGCGGCCGTAGCGCCGCCCGGACGCCGGGTCCATGTGGGGGGCGACCGAAAGATCCACAACGGATGTAGCGTTTGAGTGCGTATGACCACGACTCTGCTCGAACTACTCCCCGAACTCCTCGAACTGCTCGTTTTCGGCCTCGGCAGCGTCGGACTGTCGGTCGCCGGTCTCTACATCGAGCGGTTCGCGCTCGCGACCGTCGAGAGCGGTCACGTCAAACTCGGTGCGTGGATCGGATTCATGGGTGTGATGGCGTTCTACTTCGCGTACCTCATGAGTACCGACAAGTTCCGGCCGAAGTTGGCCGCGGTGCGTCGTCGACTCGCCGAGTAGCGACACCCCCGTCGACGACCGCTACGCCAGCGGCGTCCGCTCGACGACCGTCCCAGTCCCACCTTTTACTCGGGGCTCGCTGCGCTCACCCCTCGCAAAAGCTGGACCAAAACTCACGCCAGCGGCGTCCGCTCGACGACCGTCCCAGTCCCACCTTTTACTCGGAGTTCGCTGCGCTCACTCCTCGCAAAAGCTGGACCAAAACTCACGCCAACGGCGTCCGCTCGACCACTGTACCGTCGACCGTCGGATACTGCTCGACGATCTCGCCTTCGCCCACGTCGCCCTCGTCAACCATCTCCTCCAGCAACCACCACGCGAGTTCGACGTGGTCGGATTTGACCGTGTAGAACTCCTCGGGGACGCCCAGGTCGCGCAGGCGCTCCTCGGTCACCCACGTCTTGCCGTAGACGAGGGTGCCGTCGTCGGTCACCTCGTCGAACTCGCGGCGGATCTTCCGGGCCATCCGCTTCAGCCGCCGGCGGTGTTGTGCGGCGTCCTTGAACACCGACGTACAGAAGTAGACGCGGTCGTGATCGCCCATCACGTCGAGGATCTCCTCTTTGGGGGAGTCGACCGCGCTCATGTGACCCTCGCGCAGGTCGTAGCCTGCCTCCTGCATCCGGCGGTAGTTGCCGTCGGACATCTCGAACTCGTTGATGTTACAGAACTCGGCGGCGCCCTCGTCGAGAAAGTCGAGGAACTCGGGTTCGGCGCGGATACCGGGAATCTCGAATGCCGGGGTCAGCCCCTCCTCGCGGGCGATGTGGAGGATTTCCTCCCACTCGGTGCCGTGGAGGTCGCCCCATAGATCCAGCGGCGGGTGGAAGCGAATCTCGTCCAGTCCTGCCTCCGAGAGACGGCGCATGTTCTCGCGTCCCCCCGTGATGCCGGTGTAGAGGTGGGTGTGGTGGTCCTCGCCGAACTCGTCTTTCAGGAGGGAGAGGTAGTGACAGGTGCGGTCGAGGGACTCCTGGGGCTCGCCGCCGGTGATCGACGTCCCGAGCGCGTCCATCCGGCGGGCCTCCGTCAGGACGTCCTCGTCGGATTCGACCTCGCGTTCGTTGGCGTAGACCGTATCGACGTTCTTGCGGTTCTCGCCCAGGGGACAGTAAAAGCAGTCGCGCTGATCGCAGTAGCCGTAGACGAACAGTACCATCTTTCCGCCCTTGGCGCACTGTTCACAGCCCTTCGAGATCATTCGTTATCGGTATGACGGCGCCGAGGTGGGAAAAGCCGTCGGTACGGATCGTGCGCCGGACCGGCTGGCGAGATCAATCACGCCGGCGGGCCAGCAGGCTCACCGCCAGCAACGCGACCAGCGTGCCGACGCCCCCGAATCCGGGGCTGCTCCCCGCGGTCGGCGTCCGCGTTCCGGTGTCCGCCGTCGGCGTGGCCGTCGTGGTCGGGGTCGGCGTGAGTGGCGCGGTTGACGTGTGCGTGGGTGTCGAGGTCGGAGCTGGGGCGGGTGTCGCGGTTGGTGTCGTTGTCGGCTGGTCACGCACAACCACGCCGAACACCGAGAATCCCGGCGTCTCGGCCGTCAGGACGACCTCTCGACTGTCGGCCCGCGCGACGGACGTCTCCAAAGGCTGGAGTCCGACACCATCGTAACGGACGATCTGGAGGCGCTCCGGCGTCCCGCCCATGGCGTCGACCGCCGATCGGGCCACGGTGATCCTGAGTGACCCGGCGTCGGACGTCACGTCGCTCGGTGGCGTGATGTCGACGGCGCCGAGCACTCGTCCGTCCGGTACCGGGGCCTCGCTCGGGAACGACCCGACCGGGTCGACGGTGACCGACCCCGTCGTCGTCGACCCGAACGTCGCCTCGACTTCCTCGACTGGACCGGTGTGGATAGTCTGAGACACCGAGTCCTCTCCAACGAGAGTCGACCGGCCGACGTTGTTGCGAGCGTTCCGCTCGCCGACGCCTGTGATGGTGACGGTGATCGTGCCCCGGTCGGTGCCACCGTTTCCGTCAGCCACACTGTAGGTGAAACTGTCCGTGTCCGTCTGGCCGTCGCCGAGGCTCCCGAACTGGCCGTTGGGATCGTAGACCCAACTACCATCACCGTCGACGGTGACCGTCGCCCCGCTATCGAGGGTGACAGTGCGTCCCGAGGAGAAACTCTCCCCGTCGACCGCGCTGAGTGAGAGCGAGTCTCCCTCGACGTCGGTGGACCGTTCCAGCAGATCGGCACTGTCCCCGTCGTCGACCGAGAGTAGGGTGTTCTCGTCGGTGGTGGCGGTGTCGTCGTTCGCAGTTGGCGCGTCGTTGACCGGGGTGACGGTGACGTTCAGCGTCGCCGTGTCGGTACCGCCGTTGCCGTCGCTCACTTCGTAGGTGATGGAGACGTCGCTGGTCGCGTCGGCGCCGGGGTCGAACTGAACCGCGTCGTTGCTCGCGCCGGTGATCCGGGCCGTGCCGTGACTCGGGCCGTTCGTGATGGCACTCACGTCGAGGGCGTCGCCGTCGGGGTCGGTGTCGTTGGCGACGACGTCGACGGTGACGCTGGTGTCCTCGTCGGTGGTGGCGGTGTCGTCGTTCGCAGTTGGCGCGTCGTTGACCGGGGTGACGGTGACGTTCAGCGTCGCCGTGTCGGTGCCACCGTTGCCGTCGCTCACCTCGTAGGTGATGGAGACGTCGCTGGTCGCGTCGGCGCCGGGATCGAACTGAACCGCGTCGTTGCTCGCGGTGATCTGGGCCGTGCCGTGACTCGGGCCGTTCGTGATGGCGCTCACGTTAAGCGCGTCGCCGTCGGGATCGCTGTCGTTGGCGACGACGTCGACGGTGACGCTGGTGTCCTCGTCGGTCGTCGCGGAATCGTCGCTGGCCGTGGGCGCGCTGTTCACCACGTTGCTCTCCTGGGTGGTCGCCGCGCCGCCGAAGAAGTTGAACGAACCGGCATCGTTCTCGGTCACGTTGATGGTAACCTGCTGGAGCGTCTTGCTCGAATTCGCTGCCACGGCGTAGCCCCAGATCCCGGGTTCGTTGGCGTCCTCGTAACCGGTTCTGTATCGATCCATGCCGTCCCGAATCGCGTAGCCAGGGTCGCTGGGTGGTGCCCCGAACCAGTCGGGGACGGTGAACACCTGTGACGTCTTGGTCGATCCGTCGCCGTAGTGGAGTTTGATCTCGAACTTCGCCGGCGTGCTCGGCCCGGCACCGCCGGCCGACGCGACGACGTGGACGGTCTTGTACTGGTCGGGGCTGACTGACGCCTTCACGCTCCCCGTCCCGGTAGTCTGCCACGCGTTGCTGTCCGCGGAGTCGAAGTCGGCGAGGTCGAACTTGGGGTGAACGTCCGTCTTTGCGGGGAACACGCCGTCGTCTGGAACGCCGTCATCGGCTGGATTACCGTTGTTCTGGGCCTCCGAGGACGAGACGAGTGTGTAGCCGCCATTGTCGAAATCACCGTCCGTACTGTCGGTCGTCCCGCGCACGACGTCGGCGTTGTAGATCCCCGTGAAATCGAGTTGGGATGTCGTCGCGGCCGTGGCCGTCCCCGAGAACGCGACGACGCCGGCGAACGTCGACGTGACCAGCAGCACCGACAGCGTCAGTGCACGCAGTTTCGGCGCTCTCGACATCACGACTCTCCCGTGACGTGTTCGTGCACTCCCGTCCAGTCGGCCGACTGCCGTTCTATCGACCTGCCCGTGTGTCCGCCCACTCGACGACCACACGACGATCCAAGAGACTGAACCGCCCTGGATCCGGCTCCATCAGGTCCATGCTTCATGTGCGATAATGGGATAGATGTGACAAAACCGTTCGGGTAGCGCTGTGGCGGTGTGTGAGCCCGTATGGAGGGAAATGCGCGAGGAGGTGATCGACGGTCGGGCACGACTGTCGGACCGACGACCGGGATGCCACCCGTTCGCGCACCCGGTGGGACTCCCCGGTCGTCGGTGAGGATCGAAGTCCGACCGACAGCTAGCGCCACCCCGACGTGCGTCGAACGTGCTTTTAGGCTTCCCGCACTCTTACCGACGGCTATGCCCTACGATCCCGACAGCACGGCGGTGATCGTCGTCGACATGCAGAACGGGTTCTGTCACCCGGACGGTAGCCTCTACGCGCCGGCGAGCGAGGCGGTCGTCGACGAGGTGGCGTCGCTCGTCGAGGCTGCCCGCGAGGCGGGCGCACGCGTCGTCTACACGCGCGACGTCCACCCGCCCGAGCAGTTCGACGACGCCCACTACTACGACGAGTTCGACCGGTGGGGCGAGCACGTCGTCGAGGGTTCGTGGGAGGCCCGAATCGTCGACGACCTCGACGGGCGCGCGGATCACGTCGTCGAGAAGCACACCTACGACGCGTTCCACGAGACGGAACTCGACGGCTGGCTCTCGGCCCGCGGGATCGACGACCTCCTCGTCTGTGGCACCCTCGCCAACGTCTGTGTCCTCCACACCGCGGGCAGCGCCGGCCTCCGGGACTACCGACCCGTCCTCGTCACCGACGCCATCGGCTATCTCGACGAGGCCGACCACGAGTACGCCGTCGACCACGCCGACTGGCTGTTCGGCGAGACGACGACCGTCGACGCCGTCGAGTATCTCCCCGCCCGCTGACCGCCGCGATAGTAATGGTTATTATCCAAACGGCTTTGAGTTAATATATGACGGTCGTCAGCGTCTCGATGCCGGAGGAACTGGTGGAGCGAATCGATGCCTTCGCGGCGGAACACGGGTACACCGGGCGGAGCGAGGTCGTCCGCGACGCCTCACGCAGCCTGCTCGGCGAGTTCGAGGACAAGCGGCTGGAGAATCGCGATCTCATGGCCGTCGTCACGGTCATCTTCGACTACGAGACGACGAGCGTCGAGGAGCGGATGATGGGGCTCCGCCACGACTACGAGGGTCTGGTCGTCGCCAACTTCCACAGCCACGTGGGCTCGCACTACTGCATGGAACTGTTCGCCCTCGAAGGGCGCCTGGAGGCCATCTCCTCGTTCGTGGGCAAGATTCGGGCGACCCAGGACACCCTCAGCGTCGACTACTCGGTGATGCCGGTCGACGAGTTCGGACCGCTGGCACCGTCGGAGTGACTCACTCCGAGGGGTCCCCCGTCTCGACGACGATGGCACCTTTCGCCCCGAGCGAGTGGTGCGGGGCGCAGGCGTAACGGTAGACTCCCGCCTCATCGAACGTGTGTTCGAACCGGACACCCGGCTCGGTCTCCACCTCGCTCCCGATGTCGGCGTCCTCGAACGAGATCTGGTGAGGGCCGCCGGTCCACACCCACCGGACGGTCGTTCCGGTCGAGATCCGGGCCGCCGGCGGCGAGAACGTGAACTCGCTTTCCCCTTCCGCGGAGCCGACCGTGACGAGCGGCGACGGGTAGTCCCGCCAGTCGGCGACTGTCCCGTCGTAGATGTTCACGTCCGCGAGCCAGTCGTCGACGGCCGGGTAGTCGCTCGACGGCGGGTCGGCGACGACGGCGGCGCCGAGCATGCCCGCCGCACGGCTCGGTTCCGAGACGTAGCGGTAGGTACCCCGTTTCTCGAACGTGTGGCTGAACGTGTGGCCGTGGACCGACACGGGGTCGCCGCTGTCGAAGGCGTCGTCGAGGGCGACGACGTTCGCGGGGTCGCCGTGCCCGCTCCACTCCCAGGTAACCGTCGTGCCGGGTGTGACGCGGACCGCGGCGGGACCGAAGGCGTCGTGGCCGTGGCCCGCGCCGACCCCGTCGCCGACCGTCACCGAGGGGTCGTCGTCGGGCCCGTACCGCTCGATGGCGCCCTCGTAGCCGTTCGCGTCGGCCAGCCAGTCGTCGAGACAGCCACTCGACGTGTCGCTGGCGTCCGCGTCGTTGGGTTGCCCTCGTGCCGTGCAGCCGGCAATCGCGCCGGTGCCGAGGAGGGAAGCGGCCACGAACTCGCGCCGGGACCAATCGGACGGATTTCGCATGGCTAACACACCTCCCGTCGAACTGGCCGACTGCGTGTAAAGTACCCCCCGTCGCGTTCCCGGCGTCCGGGAACCGTCCAGTCGGGCGAATCCGTCCCGATCTGCAGCCTTTTGCCCCTCCGGCACCATCCGTCGATCGTGACCGACCTCCGTTACCTCCCCGACGCCGACGGCGTCACCGAGTTCGAGGCCACCGTGACCGAGGTGACCGACGACTACGTCGTCCTCGACGGGACGTACTTCTACCCCGGCGGCGGCGGCCAACCCCCAGACACCGGTGCCATCGAGTGGGACCGCGGCCGGGCGACCGTCGTCGACGCCGAGAAGAACCACGGCGACGTGCGCCACCACGTCGCCGACGTCGAGGGGAGCCTTCCTCGGTCCGGTACGACCGTCACGGGACGGATCGATGCCGAGCGTCGCGACCGCCTCCGCCGGACCCACACCGCCCAGCACGTCGTCTCCCGGGTCGTCCTCGACGAGTACGGCGCGGCGACGGTCGGGAACCAGGTCTCGGTCGACGGCGCCCGCATCGACTTCGAACCCGCCGACTTCGACGACGACGACCTGGCGACCATCGAGCGCCTGACCAACCGAGTCCTCGATCGCGACCTGCCCGTCGAGAAGGCCGAACGGCCCCGTCCAGCCGTCGAGGACGCGGTGCCCGAGGGCCGAACGCAACTCGACCTGATCCCCGAACACGTCGACCCGCTCCGCGTCGTCGCCATCGACGACTTCGACCTGTGTCCCTGCGGCGGGACCCACGTCGACCGGCTCGGCGAGGTCGGGCGCGTCCGGATCACGAACCGTGTCTCGAAGGGGGCCGACGTCGAGCGGATCGAGTACGTGCTGGAGCCCTGAGACGGGTCATCGTCCGTCAGTACCGGAGGTTCGCCGAGACGGTCCGCCGAATCACCGATACACAGTGATGATACTCCGTAGGGGACGACGCTCGCGGGGTCACGTATTTCGGGGCGTGTGACGTACCCCCAGTCATGCTCAGGAAGGCGCTTCACGCACTCGGCTACGTCATCGCGCACGTCCTCTTTCTCGGCGCCGAGACGCCGGCGGCCGTGGTCGGTCGCCTCCGGGTGGCGTACCGCCTCGTCGGCGTCGACATCGTCGAGACTCCGCGCGTCGACGACGCCGAACGGACCATCTTCCTGTGTCCTTATCGGAACCTCGGCGCGACCTGGTTCGGCGAGAAGTGGCTCTGTCACGACGTGCTCGACCGCGTCGACGACGGCTACGTGACCTTCCTCCGGCGACACAGGGACATCGACTACCAGCGTCCCCGCGGCTGTGGCGACCTCGCCTACTGCGACGACTCGGCGTACTGCTACTCGGAGGTCTCGGACCGCCGGTAGATGGATCGGGACGACCTCCGATCGCGGATCGCCGACCAGTTCTCCTATCGCGGCCAGCGGGCCGACATCTGGCGGGGATTCGATCTGGTACTCGACACCGACGCGTTCCTCAACCTCGGCTACTCCCCGTGGTATCTGCCACACGTCGTCGGATCGAGTCAGTCGCGCCTCGCCGACGAGGTGGGGACCCGTCTCGCGGCGGCGCTCCCGACGACCGACGGCGTCCGCCTCCTCGACGTCGGCTGTGGACGCGGCGGCCCGACCGACCACCTCGCCGACCGGTACGGGGTCGACGCCGTCGGCGTCGACCTGGTGCCGTACAACGTCCGCCGGGCCGCCCGGCGCCCCGCCGACGCGTCGTTCGTCGTCGGCGACGCCACCCGCCTCCCGTTCGTCGCCGGAACGTTCCCCGCCTGTACGGCGATCGACGCACTCGTCTACGTCCCCGACCGGGCGGCCGCCTTCGGGGAATTGGCGCGCGTCCTCGAACCCGGCGGCGTCCTCGTCTGTTCGGATCTGGTGGCGGCGCCGACCCTCGACGACGCGGAGCGCCGGACGGTCGACGCGTTCGCCGACGCCTGGGACATGCCGTCGCTCGCGACCGTCGACGCGTACGAACGCGCCGTCGACGGCGCGGGACTGGCCGTCCGTACCGTCGAGGATCTCACCGCCCACAGCGTCGGGCGCTTCCGACGGTGGACCGCGCTCTACCTGCGGCTGGCGTCGGCGTTCGGCGGCCGCCCGCTCGCCGCCTGCCTCCGGCGCGTCGGCCTCGATCCCGCGGCCGTCACCGAGCAGATCCACCGCGCCCACGCGGCGCTCCCCCACCTCCGGCACGTCGTCGTCGTCGCCGAGCGGCCCGCCGCGAGGTGACGGTGTTCGGCGACGTCCCCGGTGTCGTCCCGACGGTTCCCGTCGTCTCACCCGTCCGAAAGCGACGAACTCAAACGCCCACACCGCCACGGATCGGCAAATGGACGTTCGCTTTCTCGGCGGTGCCGGCGAGGTCGGCCGGAGTGCCATCCTCGTGAACGACCGCCTCCTCCTCGACTACGGGCTGCTGACCGGGAACCCGCCGCGGTTTCCGGTCGAATCCCCCGATCCGGACGCGGTCGTGGTCGGCCACGGACATCTGGACCACGTCGGCGCCGTCCCGTCGCTCCTCTCGGGCGATCGGCGGCCGCCAATCCACTGGACGCCGCCGACCCGGGAGTTGGCGCTCACGCTCGCCCGCGACACGCTGAAACTCCACGGCGGGTCGTACCGGTGCCCGTTCACGGAGAACGACGTCAAACGCGTCACCGAGGTTTCGCGGACACACGGATACCGAGAGACGTTCGAGGCGGCCGGCCACGAGGTGACGTTCTACAACGCCGGCCACGTTCCCGGAAGCGCCCACGTTCTCGTCGACGACGGCGGCACTCGGCTCTTCTATACGGGCGATTTCCACACCGACGACCAGCGCCTCGTGTCGGGGACGACCGCACGACCCGACGCGGACGTCGTCATCTGTGAGAGCACGTACGCCGACGTCGACCACGAGGATCGGGCCGACGTCGAGGAGCGGTTCGTCCGGAGCGTCGAGACGACGCTCTGGGAGGGCGGAACGGTCGTCGTTCCGGCGTTCGCGATCGGACGCACACAGGAGATGATGCTCATCTGTGACACGTACGACATCCCCTGTTACGTCGACGGGATGGGGACGCGCGTCACCGAGATGCTACGGCAGTACCCCGAGTTCATCCGGGATGCCGATGCGCTTCGGCGTGCGAAGTCGCATGCGCGATTCGTCACCGGCCGCGACGGACAGCGCAAGCGCATCGCCGAACAGCAGGCAGCGATCATCACCACCAGCGGAATGCTGTCCGGTGGGCCCGCGATGACGTACATTCCCGAGATTCGCTCTAACCCGGTGAACAAGGTCACGATGACCGGCTATCAGGTCGAAGGAACTCCTGGGAGGGACCTCATTGAGTCGGGTCGCGCCGAAATCGACGGACGCGTGATGCCCGTGAGTGCCCAGGTCGAACGGTACGATTTCTCCGCCCACACCGACCGGGACGGGCTGTTTGCGTTCCTCGACTCCTATCGGGACGCCACGGTACTCGTGAACCACGGCGACCGCTGTGAGTCGTTCGCCGCCGACCTCGCCAGCGAGGGGTTCGACGCGTCGGCCCCGACGACCGGCGACGAGATCACCGCCTGAGCCGGATCACTCCGCGGTGTCGACGACCTCGTAGTTGATGTTGCTATCGCGGAGGCGGTCCAGATGCGTCGAGAGTTCGTCGGCCACGGCGAGCAAGAGGACGTCGAGTCCCCTGGCGGCGGCCTCCCCCACCGCCTCCGGGGTTCCGAACCGGATGTCGGGGTCGAGATCCGCCGCCTGTGCGGCCGCGAGCGCCTCGGTTCCTGCCGTCGCGAGCAGGTCCGCCCCGGCGGCTTGGTCGACGATCGTTTCGGTGGTGACGTCGGCGCTCCCGCCATCCTGCACCCGGGGTATCGAGACGGCGGTCACGCGACCCAACTCGTAGTCGAGGACGCCCTCGAAGTCGGTGACGCCCACGTCCCGTCCCGCCTCGGCGGTCGTGACCGAAACTGCAGTTGTACTCCCCGCGGCGCCGGGCGTCGCGCGCAGGACGCCGTCCCGCATCGACAGCGAGACTGCTTCCCCTTCCGCGATGGACGCCGTGGCCAGGGCGGTCTCGATCTCCACCTGCCCGATTACGTCCTCGGCAACGTGCGTGACGAAATCGCGGAGTTCGTCGGTCTGGGTGATGAGCCAGTCGACACCCTCCTTGGTCACCTCGTAGCGGCCACGGCCGGGACTCCGCACGTATCCCTCCTCGGTGAGTCCCTGCAGGTAGTCGCTCACCGCTTGGGCCGTGATCCCGATGTCGTCGGCGATCTCCCGTTGACTGACTGCTGGCTGTCGCTCCGCGATACCCACGAGGATCTGATACCGGGTCGCCGAGCGCTTGCTCCGCAGGACGCCCGAATCGTCGCCAGTCCCTGCCATCGCCATCACTCCGGCTGCACTCCCCAAGTATCTTTGTGATAGTACGGGTGTAATTGGCGAGATAGCCGAAAAAGGAAGATATAGAT
This window encodes:
- a CDS encoding alanyl-tRNA editing protein; translated protein: MTDLRYLPDADGVTEFEATVTEVTDDYVVLDGTYFYPGGGGQPPDTGAIEWDRGRATVVDAEKNHGDVRHHVADVEGSLPRSGTTVTGRIDAERRDRLRRTHTAQHVVSRVVLDEYGAATVGNQVSVDGARIDFEPADFDDDDLATIERLTNRVLDRDLPVEKAERPRPAVEDAVPEGRTQLDLIPEHVDPLRVVAIDDFDLCPCGGTHVDRLGEVGRVRITNRVSKGADVERIEYVLEP
- a CDS encoding class I SAM-dependent methyltransferase, which codes for MDRDDLRSRIADQFSYRGQRADIWRGFDLVLDTDAFLNLGYSPWYLPHVVGSSQSRLADEVGTRLAAALPTTDGVRLLDVGCGRGGPTDHLADRYGVDAVGVDLVPYNVRRAARRPADASFVVGDATRLPFVAGTFPACTAIDALVYVPDRAAAFGELARVLEPGGVLVCSDLVAAPTLDDAERRTVDAFADAWDMPSLATVDAYERAVDGAGLAVRTVEDLTAHSVGRFRRWTALYLRLASAFGGRPLAACLRRVGLDPAAVTEQIHRAHAALPHLRHVVVVAERPAAR
- a CDS encoding CopG family ribbon-helix-helix protein translates to MTVVSVSMPEELVERIDAFAAEHGYTGRSEVVRDASRSLLGEFEDKRLENRDLMAVVTVIFDYETTSVEERMMGLRHDYEGLVVANFHSHVGSHYCMELFALEGRLEAISSFVGKIRATQDTLSVDYSVMPVDEFGPLAPSE
- a CDS encoding MarR family transcriptional regulator, with the translated sequence MAMAGTGDDSGVLRSKRSATRYQILVGIAERQPAVSQREIADDIGITAQAVSDYLQGLTEEGYVRSPGRGRYEVTKEGVDWLITQTDELRDFVTHVAEDVIGQVEIETALATASIAEGEAVSLSMRDGVLRATPGAAGSTTAVSVTTAEAGRDVGVTDFEGVLDYELGRVTAVSIPRVQDGGSADVTTETIVDQAAGADLLATAGTEALAAAQAADLDPDIRFGTPEAVGEAAARGLDVLLLAVADELSTHLDRLRDSNINYEVVDTAE
- a CDS encoding radical SAM protein, with translation MISKGCEQCAKGGKMVLFVYGYCDQRDCFYCPLGENRKNVDTVYANEREVESDEDVLTEARRMDALGTSITGGEPQESLDRTCHYLSLLKDEFGEDHHTHLYTGITGGRENMRRLSEAGLDEIRFHPPLDLWGDLHGTEWEEILHIAREEGLTPAFEIPGIRAEPEFLDFLDEGAAEFCNINEFEMSDGNYRRMQEAGYDLREGHMSAVDSPKEEILDVMGDHDRVYFCTSVFKDAAQHRRRLKRMARKIRREFDEVTDDGTLVYGKTWVTEERLRDLGVPEEFYTVKSDHVELAWWLLEEMVDEGDVGEGEIVEQYPTVDGTVVERTPLA
- a CDS encoding Ig-like domain-containing protein, whose protein sequence is MSRAPKLRALTLSVLLVTSTFAGVVAFSGTATAATTSQLDFTGIYNADVVRGTTDSTDGDFDNGGYTLVSSSEAQNNGNPADDGVPDDGVFPAKTDVHPKFDLADFDSADSNAWQTTGTGSVKASVSPDQYKTVHVVASAGGAGPSTPAKFEIKLHYGDGSTKTSQVFTVPDWFGAPPSDPGYAIRDGMDRYRTGYEDANEPGIWGYAVAANSSKTLQQVTINVTENDAGSFNFFGGAATTQESNVVNSAPTASDDSATTDEDTSVTVDVVANDSDPDGDALNVSAITNGPSHGTAQITASNDAVQFDPGADATSDVSITYEVSDGNGGTDTATLNVTVTPVNDAPTANDDTATTDEDTSVTVDVVANDTDPDGDALDVSAITNGPSHGTARITGASNDAVQFDPGADATSDVSITYEVSDGNGGTDTATLNVTVTPVNDAPTANDDTATTDENTLLSVDDGDSADLLERSTDVEGDSLSLSAVDGESFSSGRTVTLDSGATVTVDGDGSWVYDPNGQFGSLGDGQTDTDSFTYSVADGNGGTDRGTITVTITGVGERNARNNVGRSTLVGEDSVSQTIHTGPVEEVEATFGSTTTGSVTVDPVGSFPSEAPVPDGRVLGAVDITPPSDVTSDAGSLRITVARSAVDAMGGTPERLQIVRYDGVGLQPLETSVARADSREVVLTAETPGFSVFGVVVRDQPTTTPTATPAPAPTSTPTHTSTAPLTPTPTTTATPTADTGTRTPTAGSSPGFGGVGTLVALLAVSLLARRRD
- a CDS encoding OsmC family protein; amino-acid sequence: MVEYSEDYHAVASATDDADHWTTDSRGEFDVGIPPEFGGDFDGPAPENYYAIALTNCYVATFKVIAGNSTLEFEELAAEGTLKLRPHDGETVVDSFALDVTLRADASSKKADVILERTQEHCFILDSVDFDVSVTTELVTT
- a CDS encoding cysteine hydrolase family protein, which produces MPYDPDSTAVIVVDMQNGFCHPDGSLYAPASEAVVDEVASLVEAAREAGARVVYTRDVHPPEQFDDAHYYDEFDRWGEHVVEGSWEARIVDDLDGRADHVVEKHTYDAFHETELDGWLSARGIDDLLVCGTLANVCVLHTAGSAGLRDYRPVLVTDAIGYLDEADHEYAVDHADWLFGETTTVDAVEYLPAR
- a CDS encoding halocyanin domain-containing protein; this encodes MRNPSDWSRREFVAASLLGTGAIAGCTARGQPNDADASDTSSGCLDDWLADANGYEGAIERYGPDDDPSVTVGDGVGAGHGHDAFGPAAVRVTPGTTVTWEWSGHGDPANVVALDDAFDSGDPVSVHGHTFSHTFEKRGTYRYVSEPSRAAGMLGAAVVADPPSSDYPAVDDWLADVNIYDGTVADWRDYPSPLVTVGSAEGESEFTFSPPAARISTGTTVRWVWTGGPHQISFEDADIGSEVETEPGVRFEHTFDEAGVYRYACAPHHSLGAKGAIVVETGDPSE
- a CDS encoding MBL fold metallo-hydrolase, with the translated sequence MDVRFLGGAGEVGRSAILVNDRLLLDYGLLTGNPPRFPVESPDPDAVVVGHGHLDHVGAVPSLLSGDRRPPIHWTPPTRELALTLARDTLKLHGGSYRCPFTENDVKRVTEVSRTHGYRETFEAAGHEVTFYNAGHVPGSAHVLVDDGGTRLFYTGDFHTDDQRLVSGTTARPDADVVICESTYADVDHEDRADVEERFVRSVETTLWEGGTVVVPAFAIGRTQEMMLICDTYDIPCYVDGMGTRVTEMLRQYPEFIRDADALRRAKSHARFVTGRDGQRKRIAEQQAAIITTSGMLSGGPAMTYIPEIRSNPVNKVTMTGYQVEGTPGRDLIESGRAEIDGRVMPVSAQVERYDFSAHTDRDGLFAFLDSYRDATVLVNHGDRCESFAADLASEGFDASAPTTGDEITA